GGCGCTGCATGTGAGCGGTTGCGAACGGTGTTCGCAGCCAGCAGCAGCCTAACGCGAACGCCGTTCGCATTGGGGGCTTCGTGACCGGCGGGCCCGGGCGGTCGACGCTGAGCAAGGCCTCGATCACCGCCGTCGCCTGGCGGATCGCCGACGAAGAAGGGCTGGCCGAGGTGACGTGCCGGCGGATCGCCCGAGAACTCGGGACCGGCGCCGCGTCGCTGTACCGCCACATCACCGACCGTCGGCAGTTGCTCACTCTGCTGGCCGAGGACCTGGCCGGCGGCTACCCCCTGGTGGATGTCGACGGAACGGCGATGGACCGGCTGGCGGCACAGTGGCTGGCCATGCGTGACTACCTGAAAGCCCATCCGTGGGGCGCGCAGATCATCGCCGAGGGTGACTACGCGGTGTCCACCGCTCAGCCGATCGCGGACCGCTGCATGCGGCTGTTCGACGAGATCGGGCTCGACGAGTCGACCGCGCACCGCGCCTACCGCGCGTCATGGCACCTGCTCATCGGGCACCTGCTGAGCCGGCACCCGTTCGGCCACCTGCAGGGCGCGCCGCCGGAGGACGACGATTTCGAATGGGCCATGCGGGCTCTGCTGACAGGTCTAGTGATCGATTCCGGAAGGTAGGCAATCGCCATTCAAACGTCACGCGACAGCTCAAGTGCGGTAACGAATCTCGACGCCCCGTCGGTCATCCGGACCAAACGTGACGGCGGGGTGCTGTCCGACGCCGCCATCGACTGGGTGATCGACGGCTACACCCACGGACGCGTCGCCGACGAACAGATGTCGGCGCTGCTGATGGCGATCTTCCTGAACGGGATGACGGTGGCCGAGACCACCCGCTGGACGGCGGCCATGGTGGCCTCCGGGGAGCGGTTCGACTTCACCGATCTGCACCGGCCCGGGTCGTCGGACCGGCCGGCGGCACTGGTGGACAAGCACTCCACCGGTGGGGTGGGGGACAAGATCACCAT
The genomic region above belongs to Mycolicibacterium sp. HK-90 and contains:
- a CDS encoding TetR/AcrR family transcriptional regulator, whose translation is MTGGPGRSTLSKASITAVAWRIADEEGLAEVTCRRIARELGTGAASLYRHITDRRQLLTLLAEDLAGGYPLVDVDGTAMDRLAAQWLAMRDYLKAHPWGAQIIAEGDYAVSTAQPIADRCMRLFDEIGLDESTAHRAYRASWHLLIGHLLSRHPFGHLQGAPPEDDDFEWAMRALLTGLVIDSGR